The segment AATTTACAAATTCAAACCCAACACCTAAAATGGAGTATAAGTTCAGCAAACTTGGGTTTACAAATGCTAAAGGATATCTACGTGAAGAATTAGTAACAACAGAAGCAGAAGAGATAGCTCAAAGTTTAAGTAGTGTATCAACAGCACAGTTAAGAGCATTTTTTAACGAGATAAAGGCTATGAGAAATAGATTAGAAAGTAATAAAAGCGATGAGAATTTCGAGAGAATCTATCCTCTTATATTGATAATAAAATCAAAAATTCAATATAGATGCAATAAAGATCCTAAAAAATTAGAAAATCTAAAAAACTTCTTATATGCTGGAATAGATGAAATTCAAAAACAATATAAACTTGGAAAAGGTAGAGAAACTTTTGAAAATTTTGCTATATTTTTTGAAACAGTAGTTGGATACACATATACAAAATAAGAGTTGGGAGGATAAAAATGAGATTAAAAGAGATAAAAACAATTAATGGAACAATAGAATTAGTAACAGGAACAAGAGTTGGGGGAAGTTCAGATATTATAGAGATAGGAGGAAATGATAGTCCAATAGTTAGAAATCCATTAACAAAAGAACCATATATTCCTGGATCTTCATTAAAAGGTAAGATGAGAATGTTAATGGAGTGGATTGAAGGTAAGATAGATCCAAAAGGAGATGTACATAATTGTGGAGAAGCTGAATGTCCAATTTGTAGAGTATTTGGAAGAAGTGCTGAAAAAAGCGAAGAAGCACAATCTGGACCTACAAGAATAAGTGTAAAAGATGCTTACCTAACTAGTGAAAGTAGAGATTTGTTAGAAAACCTAAGAGAAAGAGTTGGATTTGATAGCGAGTGGAAATATGAAAATAATATAAATAGATTAACTTCTAAAGCTACTCCAAGAAACTCTGAAAGAGTACCAGCAGGGGTAAGCTTTGATTTCTCAATTACATATAAAATTTTAGATATGAATGATGATGGAAAATTAGATGAGAAATATTTTGAAACTATTGTGTTAAAAAGTCTAAAAGCTTTACTTATAGAGGGAATAGGTGGAGGAGTATCTCGTGGAAATGGACAGATAAAATTTACTAAATTAGATGTAGATGGTACTTCATATATAGATAAATTAGAGAATATCAATATTTAGGTGATGTAGATGTATCAAACATATTTATTAAAATTAAAACTTCTATCTTCATATATGAGTTTATGGCAAAGTGATACTATATATGGACATCTATTATGGGGAATATTCTATATATATGGAGAAGAGGAGTTAAAAAGAGTAGTAGATGAGTTTAAAAGTGGAAATCCACCATTTATTGTATCAGATGGTTTTATAGGTGATAAACTTCCACTTATAGAAAAAGAGATAGTTCCAAATACACTTGTAAATTATTTAGCTAGACAATATAAAAAGAGCTACACAGAAGTAGCAGTGGAATTAAAAAAGTTTAAAAAGATAAAAGAGATCTCTCTAAAAGAGTTTAATGATTTAAGAAAAGAGGATTATTCAAATATTGACTGGTTAGAAGAAAAACTGTTTTCTAATGAAAAATTTGAAAGAGAAAGTAGTAGTATAGCCACTATTGAAAATTTTCATAATAGAATAAACAGATTAACTGATTCTACTGGAGATAATAGCTTATTTTCAACTATGGAATATTTTACAGAAAAAGATATACATATCTATATAAAATTAAGAGATGACTATAATAAAGATAAATTTTTGTCACTTGTTAATTATATGGAACAAACAGGATTTGGAAAAAAAGCTAGTATAGGAAAGGGAGCTTTTAAGATAAAATCATTTGAAGAATTTAATGGTTTTGATGAGATAAAAGGTAATGGTTTTATAACTTTATCAAATTACATTCCAAAAGCTTATGATTATGATGCAGTGGCAAAATCTTTACATTTAGTTAAGAACGGAAAAACATCTGTTGGAAAAAATCCTTTTAAACAAACTTTCTCTTGCTTTAAAGCTGGAAGTATTTTTAAAGGTGGAGAAAATAGAATAAAAGGAAAAGTATTGACTAATATCCACCAAAATAAAGATATAGTTCAAATAGGAATACCATTTATATTAGAGGTAAATATATGATAAAGAGAGATATAGAGAATTTTAGATGTCAACTAACTCCTCTAACACCTATTCATATTGGAAGTGGTGAGGAGCTATCATCTTGTGATTATATAATAAAGAAAAATCAATTTTTCAGAATCTCATTAGAAGATTTCTATGAAAAGTTAGATTTAAAATTAAAAAAAGAATTTTTAGAATTGATAGAAAATAATAGATTTATAAGTATAAGAAAATTTGTAAAAGATAATTATAAAGAGGAATATGGTTATCTTTATAAGACAACTGTTTCAGAGGATATACAGGAAAAATATGAGAGTAAAATTGGTGGAGCTACCAAGAAAAATGAAGAAAATCTCTTGAGTGTATTTGAATTTATAGGAAATTATAAAGGTAAATATATTCCAGGAAGTAGTTTGAAGGGGTATATAAGAACTGCATATATAGCAAATGAGAGTGAAAACTTAAATTACAATATTATGAGAAATAGTAAGGTAAAAACAGCTCCTTTCGTTAGTGGTGCAAAAGAAGGGGGAATGGATAAGGAGATCTCTGCAAAAGCATTGGGCTTAAATAGTTTAGAGCCTAAATTTGATCCTTTTAAAAATATAACTATTACAGATAGTAATATTTTAAGTTCGGCTATTACTTTGGGAGAGGTAGAAAGAGCAAATAATAAAAATGCCTCTTTACCAATGGGAATACACGAGGTTACTAAATCTCTTTTAGGAACTGGGGATAATATCAGTTTTGAATTTAATTTGAGTATAAAAAATTTATCTTATGATTTATCAAAAAAACTTATTGAGCTATCAGTTACAAAAGGGGAAAGTATAATAAAAGAGGTAAAAGAAATTTATATGGATACTCTTTTTGAGGCATTAAGAGGTATGTCAAATAGTGTTTTAAAAGATGATATACAATTTTTTAAAGCAACAAATAATCGTAAATGTTTAGAAAGTTGTGAAAAAATCTTAGAATATTCTAAAACTTTAAAAGACAATGAGGTTTTGATTAGATTAGGAAAAGGAAGTGGCTTTAACTCTAAAACTTTAAATCTATTTAATAGCAGAAAAAAAGAGGTTCATACTAGAGTTGTTGTAGATAGATTTCCTGTTGGTTGGGGAATACTATCTTATATAGAAGATTAAAAAAGGTGGAAGAAAAGGGTGATTTGTAGCTTTACATTATATTTAAAACCATTGGAGATTGGAAAAAAGATAAGAAGATATATAAACTATGATACTCTTTCTCCTTTTTTTAAAGAAAATGGGTTCAGTAAAGAGGAGATAAAGAAGATTGTTATCACTAATTTTCTAACAAAGGATAGAATTATAGAGAATAAGAATTACTCTTTAAAAATAAGTTCTATTGATGAAAATGTGATTATAAAATTATTTAGAGTTTTCTTTTTAAAAAAGTTAGAAAGATCTATTTTAAAAATAGGAGATTCTAATTTTATAGTTTTAAATATCTATACTAGTAATAGATATTCGAAGCAATTAGATGAGTCTAATTTTTCTTATAGGGAAGAGTACAACAACATTTTAAGTTTAAAAATTGTAACTCCCTTTGTTTTAAAAGTTGGAGAGAGATTTATTCCTACTTTAGAGCCAAAATATATAATAAAAAATATAGAAAAGAAGTTGGCCAAAAGTAGTATAAAAGAGTGGAAAAAATATATTCTAAAAAGAGAAACCTTTAACAATATAAAGATTTATAATATTGAAAATACTAATAGTGTAAAAATAAATAGTGAACTAGAGGGATATGGTGGAGAGGTACAATATATTTTAAATTGTGAAAAAGAAGAGATATATAAAATATATTTTTTATTTGAATTTGCTTTTTTCTCTGGAATTGGTTATATGTCTGAAAAAGGTTATGGACAAGTAGAGATAATATAATTATTAATGCACTCAACTTAAAATTGGGTGCATTAATATCTTAAAATTATAATTGAAAAATCAGTAAAAATATATTATAATACCTTTAAAGAAGGAAAAAAGAAATAAAAAATATTAGCGAAAACATAGTTTTTTAAAAAAATTATATTTAAAACTAAAAATAATGCTAAGAATTTTAACGAAAAATAACAAAAAACTCGAAAAATAAGGTTAAAATACCTAAAATTTTTAATAAAAACCTAGGAAAAATAAAGAGATTAACGACGAAAAAATCATATTTTATCTTGGATAAAAGATAGTTTCGAAAGAAAAGAGCTGTAGAAACAATTAACCAGTAAAAACAAGGATTGAAAGGTTTCAATGTATTGTACCATATAGCCTCTGCCTCTCTTAACTGTAGAAACAATTAACCAGTAAAAACAAGGATTGAAATTAAAAGATGTACTCTTAATGGGTACATTTTTTATTGCCTATAAATAACTATCAATAACTTATATTGAAAAAAAATGATAAAAATGTTATGATTGAATAGATAAAAAATAGAGAGAAGTGATAAAATGAGAGTGCTTGGAATTGACCCGGGAACTGCTATTGTAGGTTATGGGGTAATTGATTTTGAAAAGGGAAAATACAATGTTGTAGATTACGGTTGCATATATACAGATAAAGATTTGCCAATGGAGCAGAGGCTTTGTGAAATATATGAGCAGCTTACAGAGCTTATAAAAAAATACTCCCCAGAGCATATGGCAGTTGAGGAGCTGTTTTACTTTAAAAATAATAAAACTGTTATATCTGTTGGACAGGCTAGAGGGGTAATCTTACTATGTGGACAACAAAATGGAGTTAAGATACAAGGTTATACACCTCTTCAAGTAAAGATAGGGATTACAGGTTATGGAAAAGCTGAAAAGAAACAGGTACAATTAATGGTACAAAAATTTTTAGGAATGAAAGAGATACCAAAACCAGATGATGCTGCTGATGCTTTAGCCATAGCATTTACACATATAAATTCATTAAATAGTAGTTTTGGTGAGAGTTTAAATTTGAAATTAAGTACAAAAAATCTGCCTAAAGAGAAATTAACAGCTAAGGAGTATAGAGAGCTTTTATTAGGAAAATAAAATTTACTAAAAAAGTAAGAAATTAATTCTTGACTTTTTTTATAGGTTATTATATAATTAGAGCATAAAGAATCCTTTCGAAAAGTATTTTAAATTTAACTTAACTAACAAAAAAGCTGCCGTAGTCTGAAGGGTCAGCTTTTTTGTTTTTTTGGAGTTGATTATTGAAACTCTTGAATATAATTTTTTTGCTTTTTAAATATATTGCTTAAAACTTTTAAGTCTATATTATTGACTCTAATTTTTTCCAACTCTACTAGATCATCAATACTCATATATCCAGATACAAGAGTTGCTAAATCTCTTATATCAATATCTATATTCCAATTATCTATATTATCTAATTTTTTTACACTTCCATCTTCTTCTATTGAGAATACACCATTATTTTTATCTATTATATTATCTCTTACTTTAACATTAAAATTAATCCCTTTAATATCTAAATATGAAAGAATATTTTTTACATTTATAATTCTAGCTAATATAAATGGATTCTCTTTTTTTTCTACTTTTAATTGATTTGGAAAGAGAAAATTAAAATTACTTCCTTGAGGAGTGGCAACTTTAAGATTTGGATAATACTCTTTAAAAGTTTTTATAAATACCAACATAGTTTTAGCACTTTCAATATCAGAATAGAAAAACTCTCTAGCAAATATCTCTTCCTCTCTAAAGTAGCACATTAGATATCCTGTTATCCTCTTCTCCCTATAAAAAACATATATCTTACCATTTTCATTTTCAATCTCTGCTTTTATTCTATTAAAATATTCTTTATCTCTTTCTAGATATATATTAGTATTTTTCATCTTTTTATTATACAGTTCAATTATACTATTAAAATCCTCTTCTCCAGCTTTTTTTATCTCAATATCTCTATTGATACTATTAAAAGGTATATCCTCTAATTTTAATTCATATTCTTCTAAACCACTGATATACCCAAAACCAAAGTTACTATATATTTCAGTATTAATAGGACTTAGAAAAACTATATCTCTATTATTAGAAAAAGCATTTTTCAAACTGTGATTTAATAGCTTTTTCATATACCCTTTCCCTCTATATTCTGGAGAAACAGCCACTCCAACTATATAGAAAGAGGGTAAAATATTTCTATTAAAACAAATATCATATGGATTTTCATGTAGAGATGCTTTTATCTCACCATCCTCTTCTAACATTAAAAAATTCTTATCTCTATATATAGTTTTAAAATAAAAATCTATCTCCTCTTCACTATCAGTGAAATTTTCTCTCCATATATCTTTTGCTCTTTCTATATCATCTATTCCATATCTAATCATTATCTCACCTCTTGTTGATATCTTTATATATATTTTACTATGTTAAAATTAATGAGTAAACAGTTAAATAAAAAAATCTCCCAATAGTTATATTGGAAGATTATATCTGTATTAATCATTAGCAAAAAGAAAATCCTTTATTAAACTATTCTCTTTCCACTCTATCATCAATGAGTTCTTATTTTTCTCAAAAAGGGCTGTAAGTATTATATTACATAGCTCCATAGGCACTATATATGAGTTGAAAAATCCATTGTTTTCAACTGAAACTTTAAATGAAACATCACTTAAAAAGCTAATTTCAGAGAAGATATTACTTGTAATCAGTATTGTCTTAATCTTTCTCTCTTTTGCTAATTTAATAGCTTTTATTTCATCATTTAAAAATCTTGGGAAGGCAAATAGTATAACAACATCACCTTTTTTAGAATGGGAAAGAGTTTCAAAAAGTCCAAGTCCCCCTTCATTGACAGCCTCTGTATTATATCCCAATCTCTTTAGTTGCCAATACAAAAATTGAGATATAGATCTACTTGATCCCATACCGATAGAGTAAATCTTTTTCCCCTTGTCTATAATCTCAATAGCCTCATCTATCTGTTTAAAATCAACATTTGATAGAAACTCTTGTATATTTTTAAGATCAGCATTTACAATCTTATTGGCAATCTCACTTTTAGTGTGGAAACTATCCCAGTTTTTTATTAATCTATCATCTGGAGTCATCTCTGTAAGCTCACTTGCAATATAGTTTCTAAAATCAGTATATTTGTTAAATCCAACAGTTTTAGTAAATCTTAAAACAGAGGCATCACTAACCCCAATCTCTTTACCTAAATCCAATGCTGAAAGAACTAAAACTTTTTTAGGATTCTTAATAACATACTCAGCTATTTTCTTTTCTCCCTTAGTTAAAGTTCTATAATTCTCTTTAAAAAATCTATGTATTCTCTCCATAATTTAATTTACCCCTAATCTTTTTATTCTTTTAGTATATTATATCACAATATTCTCTTTTTTAGAAAAAAATCCTTTTATTTTAAATTTAAAATGCTATAATATAATTATAAAAAATTAGGGGTGGTATTGATGGTTATTAATTCTATTAGAATGGTTTTAGATCAAAACAATCTTTTACACAACATTAATTATTTGGAAAAGGCTAAAAATAAAAAGGTTCTTCCAGTAGTAAAGGCCAATGCTTATGGACATGGGGTAAATGTAATAGTACCTGTATTGTATAAAAGTGGACAGAGGGATTTTGCAGTAGCTCGTTATGTAGAGGCAGAGAATATTTTAAAGATGAACCTTGGAAACGATATTAGAATTCTTGTTTTTGAAAGCATTAGGGATATGGAATTGATCAAAGGAACTCCGAATATAGATATTGCTATTAATTCTATGGAAGAGTTTAAAGAGGCTATTGATGCTGGTATTGAGCCTTCAAGAATGCAACTGAAAATTGATTTTGGTTTTGGTAGAAATGGAATCTATGCTTCAGAGGCTAAAGAATTAAGAGAGTATATTTTAGAGAGAAACCTTAAATTAAGAGGAATTTACACTCATCTTTTTGCTGTGAACTACAAAGATGGATTAGAGATTATTGATAATTTCACTAAGATAGTTGATAGCATTGGAAGAGATAGATTTGAGATGATTCACTTACAAAATAGTGCTGGGGTAATGAACTATGATTGTGAAGTTGCTACACATATAAGAGTGGGAATGTTGACTTATGGACTGCAAGAGGTAGGATATTACGATCCTAACCTAAGACAAGTTTTTTCATTAGAGGGGCAAATAGCAGG is part of the Fusobacterium varium genome and harbors:
- the ruvC gene encoding crossover junction endodeoxyribonuclease RuvC — encoded protein: MRVLGIDPGTAIVGYGVIDFEKGKYNVVDYGCIYTDKDLPMEQRLCEIYEQLTELIKKYSPEHMAVEELFYFKNNKTVISVGQARGVILLCGQQNGVKIQGYTPLQVKIGITGYGKAEKKQVQLMVQKFLGMKEIPKPDDAADALAIAFTHINSLNSSFGESLNLKLSTKNLPKEKLTAKEYRELLLGK
- a CDS encoding alanine racemase produces the protein MVINSIRMVLDQNNLLHNINYLEKAKNKKVLPVVKANAYGHGVNVIVPVLYKSGQRDFAVARYVEAENILKMNLGNDIRILVFESIRDMELIKGTPNIDIAINSMEEFKEAIDAGIEPSRMQLKIDFGFGRNGIYASEAKELREYILERNLKLRGIYTHLFAVNYKDGLEIIDNFTKIVDSIGRDRFEMIHLQNSAGVMNYDCEVATHIRVGMLTYGLQEVGYYDPNLRQVFSLEGQIAGVREVDKSKYVAYEVKDDLDIPNCKYLAKIKIGYGDGFLKKNENSKCIINNKEFKIAEVTMDNTFIEVDESVKEGDKIYLYRDITKEVNFIGMNIYELLTILSPRIPRELKY
- the csm3 gene encoding type III-A CRISPR-associated RAMP protein Csm3, whose amino-acid sequence is MRLKEIKTINGTIELVTGTRVGGSSDIIEIGGNDSPIVRNPLTKEPYIPGSSLKGKMRMLMEWIEGKIDPKGDVHNCGEAECPICRVFGRSAEKSEEAQSGPTRISVKDAYLTSESRDLLENLRERVGFDSEWKYENNINRLTSKATPRNSERVPAGVSFDFSITYKILDMNDDGKLDEKYFETIVLKSLKALLIEGIGGGVSRGNGQIKFTKLDVDGTSYIDKLENINI
- the cas6 gene encoding CRISPR system precrRNA processing endoribonuclease RAMP protein Cas6 → MICSFTLYLKPLEIGKKIRRYINYDTLSPFFKENGFSKEEIKKIVITNFLTKDRIIENKNYSLKISSIDENVIIKLFRVFFLKKLERSILKIGDSNFIVLNIYTSNRYSKQLDESNFSYREEYNNILSLKIVTPFVLKVGERFIPTLEPKYIIKNIEKKLAKSSIKEWKKYILKRETFNNIKIYNIENTNSVKINSELEGYGGEVQYILNCEKEEIYKIYFLFEFAFFSGIGYMSEKGYGQVEII
- the csm5 gene encoding type III-A CRISPR-associated RAMP protein Csm5, producing MIKRDIENFRCQLTPLTPIHIGSGEELSSCDYIIKKNQFFRISLEDFYEKLDLKLKKEFLELIENNRFISIRKFVKDNYKEEYGYLYKTTVSEDIQEKYESKIGGATKKNEENLLSVFEFIGNYKGKYIPGSSLKGYIRTAYIANESENLNYNIMRNSKVKTAPFVSGAKEGGMDKEISAKALGLNSLEPKFDPFKNITITDSNILSSAITLGEVERANNKNASLPMGIHEVTKSLLGTGDNISFEFNLSIKNLSYDLSKKLIELSVTKGESIIKEVKEIYMDTLFEALRGMSNSVLKDDIQFFKATNNRKCLESCEKILEYSKTLKDNEVLIRLGKGSGFNSKTLNLFNSRKKEVHTRVVVDRFPVGWGILSYIED
- a CDS encoding MurR/RpiR family transcriptional regulator, whose product is MERIHRFFKENYRTLTKGEKKIAEYVIKNPKKVLVLSALDLGKEIGVSDASVLRFTKTVGFNKYTDFRNYIASELTEMTPDDRLIKNWDSFHTKSEIANKIVNADLKNIQEFLSNVDFKQIDEAIEIIDKGKKIYSIGMGSSRSISQFLYWQLKRLGYNTEAVNEGGLGLFETLSHSKKGDVVILFAFPRFLNDEIKAIKLAKERKIKTILITSNIFSEISFLSDVSFKVSVENNGFFNSYIVPMELCNIILTALFEKNKNSLMIEWKENSLIKDFLFAND
- a CDS encoding GNAT family N-acetyltransferase; translation: MMIRYGIDDIERAKDIWRENFTDSEEEIDFYFKTIYRDKNFLMLEEDGEIKASLHENPYDICFNRNILPSFYIVGVAVSPEYRGKGYMKKLLNHSLKNAFSNNRDIVFLSPINTEIYSNFGFGYISGLEEYELKLEDIPFNSINRDIEIKKAGEEDFNSIIELYNKKMKNTNIYLERDKEYFNRIKAEIENENGKIYVFYREKRITGYLMCYFREEEIFAREFFYSDIESAKTMLVFIKTFKEYYPNLKVATPQGSNFNFLFPNQLKVEKKENPFILARIINVKNILSYLDIKGINFNVKVRDNIIDKNNGVFSIEEDGSVKKLDNIDNWNIDIDIRDLATLVSGYMSIDDLVELEKIRVNNIDLKVLSNIFKKQKNYIQEFQ
- the csm2 gene encoding type III-A CRISPR-associated protein Csm2; amino-acid sequence: MFNNSFNNNRGGKFTNSNPTPKMEYKFSKLGFTNAKGYLREELVTTEAEEIAQSLSSVSTAQLRAFFNEIKAMRNRLESNKSDENFERIYPLILIIKSKIQYRCNKDPKKLENLKNFLYAGIDEIQKQYKLGKGRETFENFAIFFETVVGYTYTK